In one Achromobacter spanius genomic region, the following are encoded:
- a CDS encoding DUF485 domain-containing protein gives MPTPKHVPSPHVPSPQVPPSPLVPEPESRVAAVMRHPKYQELLRRRSRASLLFFAITGVIYAGFILTLAFDPVFFGSPVPGMTMSIGVLTGTLVVCSAVVLISAYVHISNSVFDPLLAAIIKDVS, from the coding sequence GTGCCCACCCCCAAACACGTGCCTTCACCCCACGTGCCCTCCCCCCAAGTGCCCCCCTCCCCCCTAGTACCCGAACCCGAAAGCAGAGTCGCCGCCGTCATGCGGCATCCCAAATACCAGGAACTGCTACGCCGCCGCAGCCGCGCCAGTTTGTTGTTCTTTGCCATCACGGGCGTGATCTACGCCGGCTTCATCCTGACGCTGGCGTTTGACCCCGTGTTTTTCGGCAGCCCCGTGCCGGGCATGACGATGAGCATCGGCGTGCTGACCGGCACGCTGGTCGTGTGCAGCGCCGTGGTGCTGATTTCCGCTTACGTGCATATCTCCAATTCCGTGTTCGACCCGCTGCTGGCCGCCATCATCAAGGACGTGTCATGA
- the actP gene encoding cation/acetate symporter ActP has translation MKNKKFGAALIFILGCGLAGAARAATGGQASMSAIVMFLAFIAGTMGITYWAAKRTRTTSDFYTAGGGLSGFQNGLAIAGDYLSAASFLGIAGMVYVSGFDGMIYAIGFLFGWPVVMFLIAERLRNLGRYNFADVTSFRLAQTPMRVLAASASLLIIALYLIAQMVGAGKLIVLLFGLDYNVAVVIVGSLMMIYVAFGGMTATTWVQIIKAVLMLLGATLMTVLVMAAFNYSPDALLAEATRVHPSGMELLAPGAQVSSNPLNALSLGIALAFGTAGLPHILMRFFTVSNAKEARKSVIYASSFIGYFYLLTFIIGFGAVALLVRHPEYYLTGADGQFDMLKSLIGGTNMVAVHLANAVGGNLLLGFLAAVTFATIVAVVAGLALAGAAAISHDLYANVIARGRATEAQQMRISRLSTIALGVMAILLGIVFENQNVAFMVGLAFAIAASANFPVLVLSISWRGCTTLGATIGGFLGLASATIWVVLSDTVWVDVFGFATPITPFPNPGILSIPLAFFSIWLFSTLDNSARAREEALAFDALTVRSQTGIGATTAVAH, from the coding sequence ATGAAAAACAAGAAATTCGGCGCCGCATTGATCTTCATCCTGGGCTGCGGGCTGGCGGGCGCGGCGCGCGCCGCTACCGGCGGGCAGGCAAGCATGTCCGCCATCGTGATGTTCCTGGCGTTCATCGCCGGCACCATGGGCATCACCTACTGGGCCGCCAAGCGCACCCGCACCACGTCCGACTTCTACACGGCCGGCGGCGGGCTGTCGGGCTTTCAGAACGGCCTGGCCATTGCGGGCGACTACCTGTCGGCCGCGTCGTTCCTGGGCATTGCGGGCATGGTCTATGTCAGCGGTTTCGACGGCATGATCTACGCCATCGGCTTTCTGTTCGGCTGGCCCGTGGTCATGTTCCTGATCGCCGAACGGCTGCGCAACCTGGGGCGCTACAACTTCGCCGACGTCACCTCGTTTCGCCTGGCACAGACGCCGATGCGCGTGCTGGCGGCCAGCGCGTCGCTGCTGATCATCGCGCTGTACCTGATTGCGCAGATGGTGGGCGCGGGCAAGCTCATCGTGCTGCTGTTCGGGCTGGACTACAACGTTGCCGTGGTGATCGTCGGGTCGCTGATGATGATCTACGTGGCCTTCGGCGGCATGACCGCCACCACCTGGGTGCAGATCATCAAGGCGGTGCTGATGCTGCTGGGCGCCACGCTGATGACGGTGCTGGTGATGGCCGCGTTCAACTACAGCCCCGATGCCTTGCTGGCGGAGGCCACGCGCGTGCACCCATCCGGCATGGAACTGCTGGCGCCGGGCGCGCAGGTCAGCAGCAACCCCTTGAACGCCTTGTCGCTGGGCATTGCGCTGGCGTTCGGCACCGCCGGGCTGCCGCACATCCTGATGCGATTCTTCACGGTGTCCAACGCCAAGGAAGCGCGCAAGTCGGTCATCTACGCCAGTTCGTTCATCGGCTACTTCTACCTGCTTACCTTCATCATCGGCTTTGGCGCGGTGGCGCTGCTGGTGCGCCATCCCGAGTATTACCTGACGGGCGCGGACGGCCAGTTCGACATGCTGAAAAGCCTGATCGGCGGCACCAACATGGTGGCCGTGCACCTGGCCAATGCAGTGGGCGGCAACCTGCTGCTGGGCTTCCTGGCGGCCGTTACCTTCGCCACCATCGTCGCGGTGGTGGCGGGCCTGGCGCTGGCGGGCGCGGCGGCCATTTCGCATGACCTCTACGCCAACGTCATCGCGCGGGGCCGCGCCACCGAAGCCCAGCAGATGCGCATCTCTCGGTTGTCCACCATTGCGCTGGGCGTCATGGCCATCCTGCTGGGCATCGTGTTTGAAAACCAGAACGTGGCGTTCATGGTGGGCCTGGCATTCGCGATTGCGGCCAGCGCCAACTTCCCGGTGCTGGTGCTGTCGATTTCCTGGCGCGGCTGCACCACGCTGGGCGCCACCATCGGCGGCTTTCTCGGGCTGGCCTCAGCCACGATCTGGGTGGTGCTGAGCGACACGGTATGGGTGGATGTGTTTGGCTTTGCCACGCCCATCACGCCGTTTCCCAACCCGGGCATCCTGTCCATTCCGCTGGCCTTTTTTTCGATCTGGCTGTTCTCCACGCTGGACAACAGTGCCAGGGCGCGGGAAGAAGCCCTGGCCTTCGACGCCTTGACCGTCCGCAGCCAGACGGGCATAGGCGCCACCACCGCAGTCGCCCATTAA
- the acs gene encoding acetate--CoA ligase: MEPIRERYPVPQGFAGPHTVTQEQYDASYAASLRDPDAFWADVAKRLQWYREPTQIRDVNLLPDNFHIRWYADGELNVSVNCLDRHLETRGDKTALIWESDDPAIPSQRLTYRELHARVCRMGNALRRQGIGRGDRVTIYLPMIVDTVVALLACARIGAVHNVVFGGFAPASIADRVRNCGARAIITADGGRRAGRGVALKANVDAALDMPGMEGVRTVLVVPHTGEPVNMTAERDYWLDRLMEREPDDCPPERMNAEDPLFILYTSGSTGKPKGMLHTTGGYLVYAAYTHATLFDLRDSDVFWCTADVGWITGHSYLVYGPLANGATTLMFEGVPSYPDASRFWQVIDKHAVTIFYTAPTAIRALMREGPEPVLRTSRKSLRLLGSVGEPINPEAWRWYHDVVGAGRCPIVDTWWQTETGGILISPLPGARAGKPGAASTPFYGIRPELVDVTTGAIIQGPGEGNLFIRDSWPGQARSVYGDEQRYIQGCFKDYPGMYFTGDSCRRDEDGDYWITGRVDDVLNVSGHRLGTAELESALVSHPKVAEAAAVGFAHDIKGQGIYVYVTLKAGAQQSDTLRQELVAHVRREIGPIATPDHLQWAPSLPKTRSGKIMRRILRKIAENTIDDLGDITTLADPAVVQTLVRERRVA; encoded by the coding sequence ATGGAACCCATACGCGAGCGCTACCCCGTCCCCCAGGGGTTTGCCGGACCCCACACCGTCACGCAGGAGCAGTACGACGCCAGCTACGCGGCCTCGTTGCGCGACCCCGACGCGTTCTGGGCGGACGTGGCCAAGCGCCTGCAGTGGTATCGCGAACCTACCCAGATCCGTGACGTCAACCTGCTGCCCGACAACTTCCATATCCGCTGGTATGCCGACGGCGAACTCAACGTCAGCGTCAACTGCCTGGACCGGCACCTGGAAACGCGCGGCGACAAGACAGCGCTGATCTGGGAATCCGACGACCCCGCCATTCCTTCGCAACGGCTTACCTACCGCGAGCTGCACGCCAGGGTCTGCAGGATGGGCAATGCACTGCGCCGCCAGGGCATCGGGCGCGGCGACCGCGTCACGATCTATCTGCCGATGATCGTCGACACCGTGGTGGCGCTGCTGGCGTGCGCGCGCATCGGCGCGGTGCATAACGTGGTGTTCGGCGGCTTTGCGCCGGCGTCCATTGCCGACCGCGTGCGCAACTGCGGCGCGCGCGCCATCATCACCGCAGACGGCGGCCGCCGTGCGGGTCGCGGCGTTGCGCTGAAGGCCAACGTGGACGCCGCGCTGGACATGCCCGGCATGGAAGGCGTGCGCACCGTGCTGGTGGTGCCGCACACGGGCGAACCCGTCAACATGACCGCTGAACGCGACTACTGGCTGGACCGCCTGATGGAACGCGAGCCGGACGACTGCCCGCCTGAACGCATGAATGCCGAAGACCCGCTGTTCATTCTTTACACCTCGGGCAGCACCGGCAAGCCCAAGGGCATGCTGCACACCACGGGCGGCTACCTGGTCTATGCCGCCTACACGCACGCCACCCTGTTCGACCTTCGCGACAGCGACGTCTTCTGGTGCACGGCCGACGTGGGCTGGATCACCGGCCACAGCTACCTGGTCTATGGCCCCTTGGCCAACGGCGCCACCACCCTCATGTTCGAAGGCGTGCCCAGCTACCCCGACGCCTCGCGCTTCTGGCAGGTCATCGACAAACACGCCGTCACCATCTTCTACACCGCCCCCACCGCGATTCGCGCGTTGATGCGCGAAGGGCCCGAGCCCGTGCTGCGCACGTCACGCAAGTCCTTGCGACTGCTGGGGTCGGTGGGCGAACCCATCAACCCCGAAGCCTGGCGCTGGTATCACGACGTGGTGGGCGCGGGCCGCTGCCCCATCGTGGACACCTGGTGGCAAACCGAAACGGGCGGCATCCTGATTTCGCCGCTGCCCGGCGCGCGGGCCGGCAAGCCGGGCGCGGCAAGCACACCCTTTTATGGCATCCGGCCGGAACTGGTCGATGTGACAACTGGCGCCATCATCCAGGGCCCCGGCGAAGGCAACCTGTTCATCCGCGATTCCTGGCCCGGCCAGGCGCGTTCGGTGTACGGCGATGAACAGCGCTACATCCAGGGCTGCTTCAAGGACTATCCGGGTATGTACTTCACGGGCGACAGTTGCCGCCGCGACGAAGACGGCGACTACTGGATCACCGGGCGGGTGGACGACGTGCTCAACGTCAGCGGACACCGCTTAGGCACCGCCGAACTGGAAAGCGCCTTGGTGTCGCATCCCAAGGTGGCCGAAGCCGCCGCGGTAGGCTTCGCGCACGACATCAAGGGCCAGGGCATCTACGTCTACGTCACGCTGAAAGCCGGCGCGCAGCAGTCCGACACGCTGCGCCAGGAGCTGGTGGCGCATGTACGCCGCGAGATCGGCCCGATTGCAACGCCCGACCACCTGCAGTGGGCGCCCAGCCTGCCCAAGACGCGCTCGGGCAAGATCATGCGCCGCATTCTGCGCAAGATTGCCGAGAACACCATCGACGACCTGGGCGACATCACCACGCTGGCCGATCCCGCCGTGGTCCAGACGCTGGTGCGCGAGCGCCGTGTGGCATGA
- a CDS encoding response regulator transcription factor: MPVLLIADDHPLFREALRGVIGRVFPDAVIHEADQIPVLYDLVESCPNADLLLLDLDMPGSFGLGPLGHLRNQHPQLPIVIVSAHEDALLIRRALDHGAMGFIPKSSDADTLGAALLHVMDGGTWEPDAGGAIIAATRGALPREPAMAANVRELTPQQFRVLQMVGAGLLNKQIAHELQISEATIKAHMTVVMRKLRVSNRTQAVLIAARLGLGTWRYGAIASNPRGEA; this comes from the coding sequence ATGCCTGTCCTGCTGATCGCCGACGACCACCCGCTGTTTCGCGAAGCCTTGCGAGGGGTGATCGGCCGTGTGTTCCCGGACGCCGTCATACACGAAGCCGACCAGATCCCCGTGCTCTACGATCTGGTCGAGTCCTGCCCCAACGCCGACCTGCTGTTGCTGGACCTGGACATGCCGGGTTCTTTCGGCCTGGGGCCGCTTGGCCATTTGCGCAACCAGCATCCGCAACTGCCCATCGTGATTGTGTCGGCGCATGAAGACGCGCTACTGATACGCCGCGCGCTGGATCACGGTGCGATGGGCTTCATCCCGAAATCATCAGACGCCGATACGCTGGGCGCGGCCTTGCTGCATGTGATGGACGGCGGCACCTGGGAGCCCGATGCCGGCGGCGCCATCATTGCCGCAACCCGCGGCGCCCTGCCGCGCGAGCCGGCCATGGCGGCCAATGTGCGCGAACTGACGCCGCAGCAGTTCCGGGTATTGCAGATGGTGGGCGCGGGATTGCTGAACAAGCAGATTGCGCACGAATTGCAGATATCGGAAGCCACCATCAAGGCCCACATGACCGTTGTGATGCGCAAGCTGCGGGTATCGAACCGCACGCAAGCCGTGTTGATCGCCGCGCGGCTGGGTCTTGGCACCTGGCGCTATGGCGCTATCGCGTCAAACCCCAGGGGTGAAGCGTGA
- a CDS encoding PAS-domain containing protein — translation MMLGWLALALLTFALLAYAALRHNPLRMPDLLATLDSMDQGVSVVDARMRLVAWNQQYQRLFDYPDGLLRVGQPVADLIRFNAHRGKFGSDPGLDIDALVGKRIALMQAGAVYHRQRTLRSGRVLELRGRPLPRGGYVTSYSDITDFKRVERELRDINNTLEQRVSARAQEAEAAQQSRTQFLTAVSHDVLQPINAARLFASALNEEDRPEAQRYLAGRINTSLRAAEELLDGLLDVSRLNAGVLKPELSDFNVEPMLRQLADQYGHVALRAGLQLRLHAKPSLLVRSDPRLLRRILQNFLANALRYTGGGRILLSARSQGGQVQLQVWDTGPGIPPHQLRRIYDEFQRYEKPQNREGRSFGLGLSICRRFASLLGHGLDARSALGRGSVFSVSVPGVATPRPARARLSGAASRLQWSPVHASLQGLRVLCLDNDSEVLGGLQALLGGWQASVWCAATLDDALALMRHQPHVLLVDFLLRDRMNGLDSLDALRAGSPAARGALLVADGADALAQAARARGYRVLTKPIKPASLRALLTAKLRAQMLTHHEPAYQGLAHQELAQRSSEQHGLAASRFTPGV, via the coding sequence ATGATGCTGGGCTGGCTTGCGCTTGCCTTGTTGACCTTTGCCCTGCTGGCGTATGCCGCCTTGAGGCACAACCCGCTACGCATGCCCGATCTGTTGGCCACGCTGGACAGCATGGATCAGGGCGTAAGCGTGGTGGATGCGCGTATGCGGCTGGTGGCGTGGAACCAGCAGTATCAGCGCCTGTTCGATTACCCGGACGGCCTGCTGCGCGTGGGCCAACCCGTGGCCGACCTCATCCGCTTCAATGCGCATCGCGGCAAGTTCGGGTCGGACCCGGGCCTGGATATCGACGCCCTGGTAGGCAAGCGCATCGCCTTGATGCAGGCAGGCGCCGTCTATCACCGGCAGCGCACCTTGCGGTCTGGGCGCGTGCTGGAATTGCGTGGCCGGCCATTGCCGCGCGGCGGTTACGTCACCAGCTATAGCGACATCACCGATTTCAAGCGCGTCGAACGTGAGCTACGAGACATCAACAACACGCTTGAGCAGCGCGTCAGTGCGCGGGCGCAAGAGGCCGAAGCGGCGCAGCAGTCTCGCACCCAGTTCCTGACCGCCGTCAGTCACGACGTGCTGCAACCCATTAACGCGGCGCGTCTGTTTGCGTCGGCGCTGAACGAGGAAGACCGGCCCGAGGCGCAACGCTATCTGGCGGGCCGCATCAACACGTCGCTGCGTGCGGCGGAAGAATTGCTTGACGGCCTGCTGGATGTCTCGCGGCTGAACGCGGGGGTGCTCAAGCCCGAACTCAGCGACTTCAACGTGGAACCCATGCTGCGCCAACTGGCCGACCAATACGGCCACGTGGCGCTGCGGGCCGGCTTGCAACTGCGCCTGCACGCCAAACCTTCGCTGCTGGTGCGCAGCGACCCGCGCCTGTTGCGCCGCATCTTGCAGAACTTTCTGGCCAATGCGCTGCGTTACACGGGGGGCGGCCGCATTCTGTTGTCAGCGCGTTCGCAAGGCGGGCAAGTACAACTGCAAGTGTGGGACACCGGGCCGGGCATTCCCCCGCATCAATTGCGCCGCATCTACGACGAGTTCCAGCGCTACGAAAAGCCGCAGAACCGGGAAGGGCGCAGCTTCGGCCTGGGGCTGTCCATCTGCCGTCGCTTTGCGTCGTTGCTGGGACATGGGCTGGACGCGCGCTCGGCGCTGGGCCGTGGCAGCGTGTTTTCGGTCAGCGTGCCCGGCGTTGCAACCCCAAGGCCCGCGCGGGCTCGCTTGAGCGGCGCGGCGTCGCGGTTGCAATGGTCGCCCGTGCATGCCTCGCTACAAGGTTTGCGGGTGCTGTGCCTGGACAACGACTCGGAAGTGCTCGGTGGCTTGCAGGCGCTGTTGGGCGGCTGGCAGGCCAGTGTGTGGTGCGCGGCCACGTTGGACGACGCCCTGGCGCTGATGCGGCATCAGCCTCATGTTCTATTGGTGGACTTCCTTCTGCGCGACCGTATGAACGGGTTGGATAGCCTGGACGCACTGCGCGCCGGCTCGCCTGCCGCGCGAGGCGCGCTGCTGGTGGCGGATGGCGCAGATGCCTTGGCGCAGGCGGCGCGGGCGCGCGGTTATCGGGTGCTGACCAAGCCCATCAAGCCGGCGTCGCTGCGTGCCTTGCTGACGGCAAAGCTGCGCGCGCAGATGTTGACGCACCACGAGCCGGCATATCAAGGGTTGGCGCATCAAGAATTGGCGCAGCGGAGTTCGGAGCAACATGGCTTGGCCGCATCACGCTTCACCCCTGGGGTTTGA